Below is a window of Plasmodium sp. gorilla clade G2 genome assembly, chromosome: 14 DNA.
atcCTATCAAATAAATGGAATgtaaatgtattaaataaatatatatattctatattatttacagGTCTATactaaaatataatacaaattcAATTAAATATACACCTTTTTCTACTttactaaaaaataaaaagtaaaatataaataaataaataaataaatatatatatatatataatatatatatcttatatataatttttaaaaaacgaAATAGCTTCATTTCATAATTCTccttacatattatatataaataaatatatatatatatatatattttatatatttgtataaatttttcttttatcctttaaatttttttttctttatgttATGCcataaacaaaaattatagctcttgaaaatattagaattttttttggaagcagaacaaaaaaagaaaaaataaaaaaaaataataaacaaatataaaacgaataaaaaacaaatgtattaaaaaaagaaaataataaaaaaatattattaataatttgttcttttaatatacaaATGGGTTAGAGAgttaatttgtttttatttttttttttttttttttctgttcaAACTctcatttatatgtttaaaaattaaaaaaaatttatgtaataatatatatatataataatatatgtatgtatgtatatatgtatatatatatatatatgaaataaaaatatatgtttaataaaatattatatacattctaaaatttctttaaaaatgtgaataataaatatattgttttataaaagaattaatataaaatctaaaaaaataataaatattatttaaagaaaaaatactaCCATTcgttttttcatttttttaatatatgaaaaccaaaaaaaaataatataaaaataaaataaaataaaatatatattttataaatataatatacatttatgtataaatataatattatatttcttttcttggATATGTATACAACAAATTGCAATAATAATTAcaacaaaaattatattatatatgtaaatatatacataaagataatattatatatatatattaaaagctcttttttgttcttttttttatatattaatatattgcCAATTTATagtattttctttttgatactatgatttatatatataaataatacttaTGTGTTATCtaagaattattatacataataaaaataataaccttatatatttatattttcatgtacgtatttatatatatatataatatatatataaaacaaaaatgaatgagaaaagaaaaagtcaAGGAATtagataaaaatgtataaatttatatattgtatatgttattatatatatagtaatatattatatacataaacaaaataaataataatgtatgtaaaatgtaataaaaaaaaaaaaaaaaaaaaaattttataaatgtaataaaaaaatgatgatgtgCATTATACactttcattattatatctttGTTTGGTAGTTAAGAtaacatatgaaaaaaaatttgtaaaataatacattttacacatcattatttataatatatttaaagttATATCAAATgtgtaattatttttatttatttatccctcacaaaaaagatatatatatatatatatatatatatattagattttcaaaaaaaaaaaaaaaaaaataaaatggtaTACCACATATTGATTGTATTTTATCTTTGttgtgatattttttttttacattttaattagaagaaggaaaaatattttttgaagttattaattttttttttaaaatgatatagatatttatgaaaatatatatagagaaCAAATAATAGAGAAGGTACTTTATATGATGGGTAAATTTTAATAGAGgagttaaaataaattagagccttttcaatatttttagaTACTCCTATACCATAATAATGCATATAACCTAGATTATAACAAGCTCTTGAAATTGTTTGAATAACATGAAAATTGCTTGGATAATATGAAATGATACttttataatgatgatatgcTAATTCATAATCTACTtgattaaaagaaaatttaaagtaataattaaatctccatttatcattaaaaatattacctTCTTCATCAACAAAATCGgttgatattattttatcaaaaTTTTGAATAACAGGAACATGTTTTTGATGAGCATTATTGTTTTGATATGTATAATTGgaattattatctttattcacattatcattattatcattattaataatattataattattgttcTTTTTGATGTGATTTGTTTGATTCTTTTCATTCTTAAAATATTCTTcccttttcattttatttgttgATGTTTCCCTTtgatatatgttaatatttcTTGTTAGATCATAAAATTGATTAGGAGGCAAATTATTCTTTggatatatatgaacatacAAACCATATCCCTTATAAGCATAATCTCCTAATGTGTATAATGATTTAAAATCATTATGTTCTGAAGCCATTGCTAGATATCTACttgcatatatttttttggtatGTTCATTAGAAGGTAAGAAAAGAGGAAAATCAGATGTTTGTATTTGATATGATAAATTAACTTGTGATTGTAAATTTCCAGTTTCAGCAAGTAGAGCCATTAAAAATAATGCTTCTTTATTTCTACCTTTTTCTGTATaccttataattttattagttGTATTTAATACAAAAGAATTACTTTCAGCTACCtttgataataaagataCAGCTAATTTACAATTTCTTGATGCTATAATTCCATTATAATGCATAAAACCAATTACATATGCAGCTAATAAATTTCCATTATTTAAAGATTtataaaaccaaaaaaaagcATGTTGAAATGATTGTAATACTCCTACTCCACTTAAATACATACATGCTAAATTAAATTGTGCTgatgataaattatttttagatgctaattcaaaataataaaatgctAAATTGGTATTCTTTCTAAAACTACCTAATCCAAAAAAATGCATATATCCTAAACCATTATGACTTAAAgaatcatttaatttatttcctttaataaaatattccaTTGCTTTATCATAATTTATTGGTACTCCTAGACctaataagtatatatatcctaataaagatatagcttctgaattattatatttagatgcttttattaaataattatgagcttttttataatctttTTCAATTCCATCTATACCTATTAAATATCTTCTAGCAATcattgttaatattttatgattttCATGTAAAGATGATTCTAGAAAAATTTCTatacttttaatttttttattattcatattatatctaTCATAATAAGGTACattcaattttattaaatcaaCTATTTCAAATTCATTTTTctcattaaaattaaatatttcattagttagttttaaataatatcttGAAGCAGCTTCACAGCTTTTTTCTACACCATACccattcatatatttaactCCTAAGGTTAAGGTACTAGCTGGATGATTGCCTAGACTACtactataaaaatataataaacttAAATTATGATTTctaatataattcatattaaattcattataaaatgaattatcatttctatttttactttcatttggaaaattatttaaatttctaAAATAATTCTCAAGTTCATCTATATTGtatcttatatttttaatttttaagatgagttcattatttttattaaaatgtatgATAGGTACAtttctaaattttttataaatatcttcatgtttatcatttgtagtatcattataataataattatcatcatcataattatcatattcatCTTTTCTATTATGAAGACAGTCAGCAATTTGTTTTTCCATATTCTTagcttttaaaaataaatagatCCTAAATAAGAtcaaattattttctatttcattttctttataataataggAATATAAATTTGGTAGGGAAAAATAGTTAGAGTACATCACACCTAAATAAAATTGTGCATCTGAACTACCATAATCAGCACACactttccatatatataatgcatTACACACATTTCTAATCACAGGTTTTAAACCTaggtaataaaatataccaCTCAATGTTAGACAcctaaaatgaaaaagatacacatattaaagaatatataattaaaatggtacatatatatgttagctcaacatatatatatatatatatatatatatatatatatgtatattttttttttttttttttttttttttttttttttttaccttatATCATAATGTACACAGTTTTTTAATATGCCAAATGATTTTTCATATTCAGCTTTATCCAATAAATCATATGCCTCAACAAATTCGTCTCTTATCTCATTCAACTTCCTAACATTATCATCAGTACAAACCTTTTTTTCAAAACATAAAATGATTAATATAAGGTATATGTAGTATATCTTAAAATAACTGGAAAATGTATACATGCTTCCACCCTTTAAAACatcttacaaaaaaaaaaaataaagaaaataataaaaaacagtacacacagaaaaaaaaaaaatataaaaaaagaaaaagtaaaaaaaaaaaaaaaaagataatatatattataatatatacattttattttttttatttattattttctattaaCAAATGAtcgtaatatatttatttaattaaatttgatgtatattactatttataagtatataacAATTTGGAACTTTATTATCCAatgttttcaaaaaaaaaaaaaaaaaaaaaaaaaaaaagttaatatattatatattatataaacattttatatttttaagcttaaaatatttatattaaaaaattcaaaattgACAAATATTAGATGGATacatgaaaagaaaaatatatatgtataataagatatatacatatgtattatacatttatttatatgtatttatatttattttaaaacgTTTCCAAATTATGCCTTTTTCCTTCCTTTTATAATACaattgatatataatataatatatatattaagcatatagaatataattttattattttttatatctaaaGTTGAAAAAtactattataaatatatataaatatatatatatattttatcatatatttatatgtgggACTTATTTAAGATTTATACAAATGAGATAAGTTAAATCTTTTTCAAATAAATgtggaaaaattaaaaataagtattcatttttataatctttAATGTGTTAAGCAACAAATgtgtttattataaaaatatatattggtaaaaaaattttttttttttaagggaatattttaaaaaattatataatgtttaaaagaatcaaaaaaaaaaaaaataaataaataaataaatacatcaatatatatatatatatatatataataaaacaaaatcataggtagaataaaatatgatagAATTGAATAATATCcgaaataatttaaaattacacatttttctttttagttAATTCCCAAAAGTTGACTTTTTGATTTattgaatttttattaaatttctGAGTGTCTTTTTTCACTGTTACACATTTCCATAAATGTTGAGGATCATAAATaatctacaaaaaaaaaaaaaaaaatatatatatatatatatatatatatatatggtgaagaaaaaagaaatatttgtaACAATATAGATTcatattaaaacatatatatatatatatttttttttttacctttcTGATTCTAGCTGAATATGCATTATAATTAGTAGCGCATAATGGCTTTTGTATTCTACATTTTAAACCAACCTTCCAATTACTATTCAAGGATTTATAAattctaaaaaaaatgaaaataatatattagttatgaatatatatattaatataacaaaaatataaatatatatataaatatatatatatatatatatatatatatatatatatatatatatcttttcttttcattttatttttttgagtTTTACTTTTTGGATGGtataatgtataataatgttttcatattttcatcaaaatataaattgaacaaataaatatttgtatgttttatattattttgtatagtagtatttttattttcaaaatttaattttttatataagataTCAGCTATTTCATGTTGACGTGATAAAATAGTACAATGTAATTGACATAATAAAAGACATGATTGATTGTgattattgtatatatcattatgattattaatatgattttcagtttgatttatataattattattgttgtatatatcattttgttGTACAATATTTTGATCTTTATTCATGATATGATGGTATACACTTGATACATTATCATTAATTGTTAAATTAATAGTATTTGCTATATTTCCTATATGTGATgtattttttgaattaaatatattaacttTCTTTTCGttgataatataatcattgttttgaattttattttttatttcaaatatatcattatataatttataatatatacgatcatttatcatttcattatttataatatgaaatgtttgattttttttttttttcattttttgttttttcttctttttcatattttgtgTTAATTGTAATTCTTCAAATGTATATTCTATTTgattgttatttatataatctttACTTATATgaggattttttt
It encodes the following:
- a CDS encoding ubiquitin-protein ligase, putative yields the protein MYTFSSYFKIYYIYLILIILCFEKKVCTDDNVRKLNEIRDEFVEAYDLLDKAEYEKSFGILKNCVHYDIRCLTLSGIFYYLGLKPVIRNVCNALYIWKVCADYGSSDAQFYLGVMYSNYFSLPNLYSYYYKENEIENNLILFRIYLFLKAKNMEKQIADCLHNRKDEYDNYDDDNYYYNDTTNDKHEDIYKKFRNVPIIHFNKNNELILKIKNIRYNIDELENYFRNLNNFPNESKNRNDNSFYNEFNMNYIRNHNLSLLYFYSSSLGNHPASTLTLGVKYMNGYGVEKSCEAASRYYLKLTNEIFNFNEKNEFEIVDLIKLNVPYYDRYNMNNKKIKSIEIFLESSLHENHKILTMIARRYLIGIDGIEKDYKKAHNYLIKASKYNNSEAISLLGYIYLLGLGVPINYDKAMEYFIKGNKLNDSLSHNGLGYMHFFGLGSFRKNTNLAFYYFELASKNNLSSAQFNLACMYLSGVGVLQSFQHAFFWFYKSLNNGNLLAAYVIGFMHYNGIIASRNCKLAVSLLSKVAESNSFVLNTTNKIIRYTEKGRNKEALFLMALLAETGNLQSQVNLSYQIQTSDFPLFLPSNEHTKKIYASRYLAMASEHNDFKSLYTLGDYAYKGYGLYVHIYPKNNLPPNQFYDLTRNINIYQRETSTNKMKREEYFKNEKNQTNHIKKNNNYNIINNDNNDNVNKDNNSNYTYQNNNAHQKHVPVIQNFDKIISTDFVDEEGNIFNDKWRFNYYFKFSFNQVDYELAYHHYKSIISYYPSNFHVIQTISRACYNLGYMHYYGIGVSKNIEKALIYFNSSIKIYPSYKVPSLLFVLYIYFHKYLYHFKKKINNFKKYFSFF